The genomic interval CGGGCGCGGCCTATGTCTTCGCCTTTCGCGGACTGCCCGTCATCGTGGTCACGGCGGCGTTGTCGGCGCTGCTCTATCACTGGAAGATCATCCCCGTGCTGGTCCGGGGCGTGTCGTTCGCCCTGCAGCGGACCATGGGCATTGGCGGAGCGCTGGGCATCGGATGCGCGGCCAACATCTTCGCGGGCATGGTCGAGTCTCCGCTTTTCGTGCGCCCCTATGTCGCCTCCATGACGCGCAGCGAACTCTTCACCCTGATGACCTGCGGCATGGCCACCATCGCCGGGACCGTGCTCGTCCTCTACGCCGGGATTATCGGTCCGGTCCTGCCGGGCGCCCTTGGGCACATCCTGACCGCCTCGCTGATCAGCGTGCCCGCGTCCATTCTCATCGCGGGAGTCATGATTCCCGAATCCGGGCAGCCCACGCTGGGCAAGGTTTCGCCGCCCTCGGAAAGTCGCGGCTCCATGGACGCCGTGGTGCAGGGCACGACTCTCGGCGTGAAAGTCTTCATCAGCGTCGCGGCGCTGCTGGTGGTGCTGCTGGCCCTGGTCAGCATGTTCAACCAGATTCTAGGGCTGCTGCCCGCCGCCGGAGGCGAGGCGCTGACCCTGCAACGAATCCTCGGTTATCTCATGAGCCCGCTGGTCTGGCTGACCGGCATTCCCTGGAGCGAAGCGCACGCGGCCGGGGGCCTCATGGGCACCAAGATCGTGCTCAATGAGCTTCTGGCCTATCTGGATCTGGCGGCGCTCCCGGCCGGAACCCTGTCCGAGCGCAGCATTCTGATCATGACCTATTCCATGTGCGGGTTCGCCAATGTCGGCAGCCTGGGAATTCTCATCGGCGGGCTGAGCCGTGTCGCCCCGGAGCGGGCCGCCGAGATCGTCGAGCTTGGCCCCCGGTCCATCCTGGCCGGAGTTCTGGCCACGTTGATGACCGGCGCCATGGTCGGCGTGCTGGTCTGAAAAGGAGGAAGGCAATGCGATTTCAAAAGCTGATCCGGTTCATTCCGGTCCTGGTCATCCTGCTGCTGTGCGGATGCGCCTCGCTGTCCCATGTCGGGCACACAGGCCCCCAGGCTCTGACCATCCTGCACACCAACGACCATCATGGCCGATTCTGGAAGAATTCCGCCGGCGAGTACGGGCTTGCCGCCCGCAAGACTCTGGCCGACGCCGTGCGAGCCGAGGTGCTGGTAGGGGGCGGACATGTGCTCCTGCTCGATGCCGGGGACGTCAACACCGGCGTGCCCGAGTCCGACATGCTGGACGCCGAACCGGACATCCAGGGCATGAACGCCATGGGCTACGACGCCATGGTCGTGGGCAACCACGAGTTCGACAATCCCCTTGCCGTCCTGCGTAAGCAGGAGCGCTGGATGAATTTTCCGCTGCTCGCGGCCAACATCTACGATTCGTCGGGGCAGCGCCTTTTTGCGCCCTGGCATCTGTTCCGGCTGCGCGGACTGACCGTGGCCGTATTTGGCCTGACCACCGAAAGCACGGCCATTGTCGGCAATCCGGAGCATGTCAAAGGGCTCGTTTTTCGCCCGGCCATCGACGAGGCGCGCGAACTGGTTCCGCGACTGCGCAATCAGGCCGACGTGGTCATTGCCCTGACCCATCTGGGCTTCGCCGAAAGCGAAATTCCCGGCGTCCCGCAGACGGGGTCCAGGGCACTGGCCCGGGCCGTGCCCGGCATCGACCTCATCGTGGACGGTCATTCGCACACGCAGCTTGACGCCCCGGTGCTTGAGAGCGGGACTGTCATTGTCCAGGCCGGGGAATACGGCAAACATCTGGGCCGGGTCGATCTGCTCTGGACCGGGAGGCAGGTGCGTCTGACCGGCGGGACTCTCTTACCCGTGAACCTGACCAAGAAGGTGGACGGGCAGACCGTGCCGCCGACTGTGCCGCTGGCCGAGGACCCGGCCCTGCTGGCCCTGCTCACGCCCTTCCAGGAAAAGGGGGGCGAGGCCCTGCAAAGCGTGATCGGTCACGGCAACGGCAATTTCACCGCCGACCGCGCCGTGACCCGTTCCTCCCAGACCGCGCTTGGCACACTGGCCTGCCTTGCGCTCATGGAGAAGACCGGGGCGGATGCGGCGGTGATGAATTCAGGTGGCCTCCGCGCCGGGCTGCCGTCCGGGCCCATCACCTACAAGGACGTGCTGACAGTCAAACCCTTCGGCAACACCATCTGCACCGTGGATATGACCGGGGAGGAACTGGCCGAATACCTGCGGCAGACAGCGAGCTTCGAGCCCGGAACCGGCGCTTTCGCGCAGTTTGGCGGGGTCCGGTTCGTGTTCCGGGAAGGGGTTGTGAGCGATGTGTTCGTGGGCGACAAGCCTCTGGATGCCGGGCGGATGTACACCGTGGTCATGGAAAGCTATCTGGCCGGGGGCGGTGACGGGTACCCGGCGGTTAAAGGGCGGCAAGGCTTTGTGGATACGGGATTCGTGGACGCGGATGTGCTGCGCGAATACATCGCGCGTCATTCCCCGCTCGATCCGGCCGATTATGACTCCACCGGGGCCGTGCGCCGGGAATGAGCCCGGGAGCTGCAACGCCTTCTTGATCTGCATCTGATTTTTGGGAGCCGCGCCCTGCATGCGTAGCGATGCAAAGGCCCGTTTCAGCGAAAAAGGCGTGATGCCTATTTCGCTGAAACGGGCCTTTTGTTGATGTTTTTTCAGGTCGCGGCCGGAAATCCATGCCGCGACGTTTGAAATCAGGCCAGATCGAAACGGTCGAGGTTCATGACCTTGGTCCAGGCCGCGACGAAATCCTGCAGGAATTTTTCCTGGGAATCACTGCAACCATAGACTTCGGCGATGGCCCTGAGCTGGGAATTGTAGCCGAAGAGGAGATCTACGCGCGAGGCCGTCCATTTCAGCTCGCCCGTCGCGCGGTCGCGCCCCTCGAACACTCCTTCCGCGCCCTTGGCGGGTTTCCATTCCGTGCCCATGTCGAGCAGGTTCACGAAGAAGTCGTTGGTCAGCGCTTCCGGATGTTTGGTGAAGACGCCGAGCGCGGACTGGCCGACGTTGGCGTTCAGGGCGCGCATGCCGCCGACGAGCACCGTCATCTCCGGCGCGGTCAGCGTCAGCAGCTGCGCCCGGTCGAGCAGCAGCTCTTCCGTCGAAATGGTGAATCTGGCCCGCTGGAAGTTGCGGAAGCCGTCCGCGGCCGGCTCCAGAACCGCGAAGCCTTCCACGTCGGTCTGTTCCTGCGTGGCGTCCGTTCGCCCGGGACTGAAAGGCACGGTCAGCTTGTGCCCGGCGTTCTTGGCGGCCTGTTCAACGCCCGCGCAACCGCCCAGGACGATGAGGTCGGCCAGGGACACCTTCTTGCCGCCGGTCTGCGCCTTGTTGAAGTCATCCCGGATCTTTTCCAGGGTCTGCAGGACGGTCTGGAGCTGATCCGGCTGGTTCACCGCCCAGTCCTTCTGCGGCGCGAGGCGGATACGCGCGCCGTTGGCCCCGCCGCGTTTGTCGGAGCCCCGGAAGGTGGACGCGGACGCCCAGGCCGTGGTGACCAGCTGGGGCACGGTCAGTCCCGAAGCCAGGATCTTGTTCTTGAGGGCGGCCGTGTCCTGCGCGTCGATCAGCTTGTGATCGACCGCTGGCACAGGGTCCTGCCAGATCAGGTCCTCGGCCGGGACGTCCGGACCGAGATAGCGCGAGCGCGGGCCCATGTCCCTGTGCGTCAGCTTGAACCAGCCCCGGGCAAAGGCATCGGCGAATTCCTCGGGGTTGGCCAGGAAGCGCCGCGAGATGGGTTCGTAGATCGGGTCGAAGCGCAGGGACAGATCCGCAGTGGTCATCATCGGCCGCACTTTTTTGGAGGGGTCGTGAGCATCGACGACCATGTCCTCGGGTTCCACGTCCTTGGCCAGCCACTGATTGGCTCCGGCCGGGCTCTTGACCAGCTCCCACTCGTATTTGAAGAGCACCTTCAGGTAGCCCATGTCCCATTTGGTCGGGTTCGGCTTCCAGGCGCCCTCGATGCCGCTGCCGATGGTGTCGCCGCCCTTGCCGCTGCCGAAACTGCTCTTCCAGCCCAGGCCCTGCTCCTCGATGGGCGCAGCCTCGGGCTCGGGGCCGACATGCGTGGCCGGGCCCGCGCCGTGGCATTTGCCGAAGGTGTGCCCGCCGGCCACGAGCGCCACGGTCTCCTCGTCGTTCATGGCCATGCGCGCGAAGGTTTCCCGCACGTCATGGCCGGAGGCGATGGGGTCCGGGTTGCCGTCCGGGCCTTCAGGGTTGACGTAGATGAGGCCCATCTGCACGGCGGCCAACGGATTTTCCAGGTCCCGCTCGCCGGAGTAGCGGCTGTCGGGCTTGTCGCTCGTGGCCAGCCATTCCTGTTCCGCGCCCCAGTAGATGTCCTGCTCCGGCTCCCAGACATCCTCGCGTCCGCCGCCGAAGCCGAAGGGCTTGAGTCCCATGGATTCAATGGCGCAGTTTCCGGCGAGGATCATGAGATCCGCCCAGGAGATCTTGCGCCCGTATTTCTGCTTGATGGGCCAGAGCAGCCTGCGGGCCTTGTCGAGGTTGACGTTGTCCGGCCAGCTGTTCAGTGGCGCCAGACGCTGCGACCCGGACCCGGCCCCGCCCCGGCCGTCGCCGGTGCGATAGGTGCCCGCGCTGTGCCAGGCCATGCGGATGAAAAGCGGGCCATAGTGGCCGTAATCGGCAGGCCACCAGTCCTGTGAATCGGTCATCAGGGCGATGAGGTCCTTTTTGATCGCGTCGAGGTCAAGGGATTTGAACTCTTCGGCGTAATTGAACTTTTCGCCCATGGGGTTGGAAAGATTTGATTGCTGGTGCAGGATATTGAGGTTCACCTGGTTCGGCCACCAGTCACGATTCGTCCTGCCGCCTCCGCCCGCTGCGGGGTTGGTTCTTCCGGTCACGGGGCACTTGCTGCCATCACTCATTGTCGCACTCCTAGAGGGTTCGGGTTTATACTATGATAGGCTTTTTCAATATAATGCTGTCCGAAGCGCTCGACACGCTTGAAGGTACGTAACCATCGAGAAATCAATGATTCGAATTCCTATTAGCAACTTCTGAAAAAAAAGTCTTCATCAGAGTCTCGCCCATGTCATAATGATACACTTTTGAGGTGTTGTTTTGGCGGGATGGTTCGGAGTGGAG from Desulfomicrobium apsheronum carries:
- a CDS encoding bifunctional UDP-sugar hydrolase/5'-nucleotidase, producing MRFQKLIRFIPVLVILLLCGCASLSHVGHTGPQALTILHTNDHHGRFWKNSAGEYGLAARKTLADAVRAEVLVGGGHVLLLDAGDVNTGVPESDMLDAEPDIQGMNAMGYDAMVVGNHEFDNPLAVLRKQERWMNFPLLAANIYDSSGQRLFAPWHLFRLRGLTVAVFGLTTESTAIVGNPEHVKGLVFRPAIDEARELVPRLRNQADVVIALTHLGFAESEIPGVPQTGSRALARAVPGIDLIVDGHSHTQLDAPVLESGTVIVQAGEYGKHLGRVDLLWTGRQVRLTGGTLLPVNLTKKVDGQTVPPTVPLAEDPALLALLTPFQEKGGEALQSVIGHGNGNFTADRAVTRSSQTALGTLACLALMEKTGADAAVMNSGGLRAGLPSGPITYKDVLTVKPFGNTICTVDMTGEELAEYLRQTASFEPGTGAFAQFGGVRFVFREGVVSDVFVGDKPLDAGRMYTVVMESYLAGGGDGYPAVKGRQGFVDTGFVDADVLREYIARHSPLDPADYDSTGAVRRE
- a CDS encoding NupC/NupG family nucleoside CNT transporter produces the protein MSFAVLQSAFGLVAFVLIAWILSENRRGVRLRLVVIGLALQFALAVMLLKLPMFRDVFLALNRAAQALEEGTRAGTGFVFGYLGGGPLPFAEPYPGAAYVFAFRGLPVIVVTAALSALLYHWKIIPVLVRGVSFALQRTMGIGGALGIGCAANIFAGMVESPLFVRPYVASMTRSELFTLMTCGMATIAGTVLVLYAGIIGPVLPGALGHILTASLISVPASILIAGVMIPESGQPTLGKVSPPSESRGSMDAVVQGTTLGVKVFISVAALLVVLLALVSMFNQILGLLPAAGGEALTLQRILGYLMSPLVWLTGIPWSEAHAAGGLMGTKIVLNELLAYLDLAALPAGTLSERSILIMTYSMCGFANVGSLGILIGGLSRVAPERAAEIVELGPRSILAGVLATLMTGAMVGVLV
- the katG gene encoding catalase/peroxidase HPI; this encodes MSDGSKCPVTGRTNPAAGGGGRTNRDWWPNQVNLNILHQQSNLSNPMGEKFNYAEEFKSLDLDAIKKDLIALMTDSQDWWPADYGHYGPLFIRMAWHSAGTYRTGDGRGGAGSGSQRLAPLNSWPDNVNLDKARRLLWPIKQKYGRKISWADLMILAGNCAIESMGLKPFGFGGGREDVWEPEQDIYWGAEQEWLATSDKPDSRYSGERDLENPLAAVQMGLIYVNPEGPDGNPDPIASGHDVRETFARMAMNDEETVALVAGGHTFGKCHGAGPATHVGPEPEAAPIEEQGLGWKSSFGSGKGGDTIGSGIEGAWKPNPTKWDMGYLKVLFKYEWELVKSPAGANQWLAKDVEPEDMVVDAHDPSKKVRPMMTTADLSLRFDPIYEPISRRFLANPEEFADAFARGWFKLTHRDMGPRSRYLGPDVPAEDLIWQDPVPAVDHKLIDAQDTAALKNKILASGLTVPQLVTTAWASASTFRGSDKRGGANGARIRLAPQKDWAVNQPDQLQTVLQTLEKIRDDFNKAQTGGKKVSLADLIVLGGCAGVEQAAKNAGHKLTVPFSPGRTDATQEQTDVEGFAVLEPAADGFRNFQRARFTISTEELLLDRAQLLTLTAPEMTVLVGGMRALNANVGQSALGVFTKHPEALTNDFFVNLLDMGTEWKPAKGAEGVFEGRDRATGELKWTASRVDLLFGYNSQLRAIAEVYGCSDSQEKFLQDFVAAWTKVMNLDRFDLA